A window of the Lolium perenne isolate Kyuss_39 chromosome 7, Kyuss_2.0, whole genome shotgun sequence genome harbors these coding sequences:
- the LOC127316389 gene encoding uncharacterized protein gives MSFALRSISLPSRHHTREAEVQEDLDSLETSISSSITIKTMCDGLRRLGDIYCDVEEIIQLPSNQVCSSQHRKMLDGEMECSLQLLDLCNTMQQIFVELKAIIQELQLALRKGEDATIQARILSYIQLLKKAGKHFKKSTTKKTSDKMDCGMVSLLTKAREMALSLHESTVHLLSKKIEAPKQSLISKAFHKKKVVVCEEQLQDLECSMGDLESGAGHLFRRLIQSRVSLLNILSS, from the coding sequence ATGTCTTTTGCTCTAAGATCGATAAGCTTGCCATctaggcatcacaccagagaggcGGAAGTACAAGAAGATCTGGACAGCCTAGAGACAAGCATCTCATCATCCATTACCATCAAGAcgatgtgtgatggtttgaggaGGCTTGGTGACATCTACTGTGATGTTGAGGAGATCATCCAGTTGCCAAGCAACCAGGTTTGCTCCTCACAGCACAGGAAGATGCTGGATGGAGAGATGGAATGTTCTCTCCAGCTGCTGGATCTCTGCAACACCATGCAACAGATCTTCGTCGAGCTGAAGGCCATCATCCAAGAACTGCAATTGGCTCTAAGAAAAGGAGAAGACGCAACTATCCAAGCCAGGATCCTGTCTTATATCCAATTGCTGAAGAAGGCTGGAAAACATTTCAAGAAATCTACCACAAAGAAGACGTCTGACAAGATGGACTGCGGGATGGTCAGTCTACTGACCAAGGCCAGGGAGATGGCTCTCTCTCTACATGAGTCCACAGTGCACCTCTTGTCAAAAAAAATCGAAGCACCTAAACAGTCCCTTATTTCCAAGGCATTTCACAAGAAGAAAGTTGTTGTTTGCGAGGAGCAATTGCAGGACTTAGAGTGCAGTATGGGAGATCTTGAGAGTGGAGCAGGACATCTGTTCCGGAGATTGATTCAGAGCAGAGTTTCTCTCCTAAACATTCTTAGCTCATAG
- the LOC127316393 gene encoding uncharacterized protein, translating into MAFHLRSISLPSRPQANEAEVEQELLSIEASISSSTTISTMCDDLRRLGDIYNGVEDIIGLPSNHVGKMLDGEMERSLELLDLCSSMQEIFMEMKAIIQELQVALRKGDDATTQAKIMSYTRLAKKAKKHFKKTTKKATSEGGRMVMLLTKAREISVSLLESTIHLLSKQIEMPKKSLVSKAFHKKKAVVREEELQELECSIGDIESGAGHLFRKLVQNRVSLLNILSS; encoded by the coding sequence ATGGCTTTCCACCTAAGATCGATAAGTTTGCCTTCAAGGCCTCAGGCCAACGAGGCCGAAGTCGAGCAAGAGTTACTGAGCATAGAGGCAAGTATCTCTTCCTCCACCACTATCAGCACCATGTGTGATGATCTGAGGAGGCTTGGAGACATCTACAATGGTGTTGAAGATATTATTGGCCTCCCAAGCAACCACGTTGGGAAGATGCTAGATGGAGAGATGGAGCGCTCTCTTGAGCTGTTGGATCTCTGCAGCAGCATGCAAGAGATCTTCATGGAGATGAAGGCCATCATCCAAGAGCTGCAAGTGGCTCTAAGAAAAGGAGATGATGCAACTACTCAAGCAAAGATCATGTCTTATACTCGTTTGGCGAAGAAGGCCAAGAAACATTTCAAGAAGACCACGAAGAAGGCTACATCGGAGGGTGGCAGGATGGTCATGCTATTGACAAAGGCTAGAGAGATTTCTGTATCTCTACTGGAGTCCACAATCCATCTTTTGTCGAAGCAAATCGAAATGCCTAAAAAGTCTCTCGTCTCCAAGGCATTTCACAAGAAGAAGGCAGTTGTTCGCGAGGAGGAATTACAGGAGTTAGAGTGCAGTATCGGCGATATTGAGAGCGGAGCAGGACATCTATTCAGGAAACTGGTTCAGAATAGAGTTTCTCTCCTAAACATTCTTAGCTCATAG